The Helicobacter canis genomic sequence AGCAAAGGAAATGGTCGGCAAAACCCCAAGCGGTATCCAAGCTATCCGCCCGATGAAAGATGGCGTAATCGCAGATTTTGATGTAACGGAAAAAATGATCCGCTATTTCATTGAAAAAGCCCATAACCGCAAATCCCTTATCCGCCCGCGCATTATGGTGTGTGTGCCTTATGGACTCACAGGTGTGGAGCGCAAAGCGGTGAAAGAGTCTGCTATGAGTGCTGGGGCTAGAGAAGTGTATCTTATAGAAGAGCCTATGGCAGCAGCTATTGGTGCGGGACTGCCTATCAAAGAGCCTCAAGGAAGTCTTATTGTGGATATTGGTGGAGGGACAACAGAAATAGGTGTCATCTCGCTTGGTGGGCTTGTCATCTCAAAGTCTATCCGCGTGGCAGGCGATAAGCTTGATATGGCGATTGTCAATCATGTGCGCAAGCATTATAATCTTTTAATTGGTGAGCGTGCTGGCGAAGAAATAAAAATCAAAATCGGTGCAGCAGCTCCTCTTGATACACCACTTTCTATGCAGATTAAAGGACGCGATCAAGTGAGTGGGCTGCTTAATACTATCGAGCTAACAAACGAAGACATACGGGAAGCGATTAAAGACCAGTTGCGTGAGATCAGCAGTGCGGTGAAAAGTGTTATTGAAGAAGTTCCGGCGGATTTAGCAGGGGATTTGGTAGAAAATGGCTTGACACTTACGGGTGGTGGTGCGCTTATACGGGGGCTTGATAGGTATTTGTCTGATACTGTGAAACTTCCTGTATTTATAGGTGATGAGCCACTTTTGGCTGTGGCAAAAGGCACGGGAAAAGCTATAGAAGAGCTTGATACATTGCACAATACTAGTCGTTACGAATAATGCGCTATCAATCCCTAAGCATTGTCGTTGTGATAATGGCGATAGTGTTTATCGCCATAGATTCTAGCAGTTTTTTGCAAAGACATATCAGCTTTGTTGGGGATGGTATCAAGATTTTTATCCTTGATGTAAAAGACAGCATAGC encodes the following:
- a CDS encoding rod shape-determining protein; this translates as MLLNKLIGMFSHDIAIDLGTANTIVLLKGQGIIINEPSIVAVRVDRYDRDGEILAVGHEAKEMVGKTPSGIQAIRPMKDGVIADFDVTEKMIRYFIEKAHNRKSLIRPRIMVCVPYGLTGVERKAVKESAMSAGAREVYLIEEPMAAAIGAGLPIKEPQGSLIVDIGGGTTEIGVISLGGLVISKSIRVAGDKLDMAIVNHVRKHYNLLIGERAGEEIKIKIGAAAPLDTPLSMQIKGRDQVSGLLNTIELTNEDIREAIKDQLREISSAVKSVIEEVPADLAGDLVENGLTLTGGGALIRGLDRYLSDTVKLPVFIGDEPLLAVAKGTGKAIEELDTLHNTSRYE